In Ferroacidibacillus organovorans, one DNA window encodes the following:
- a CDS encoding ATP-binding protein yields MRRSKEGLKLAQKIAGLGYWDKDLQSGELFWSNEMYRIWGISQDDSTPTEEEIYSFIHPEDSAFVKEKFSLPEEFMDIEFRLVHANQSIHVVHSIAMKLCDSKGTPLRLFGIVQDITSRKLAEDTMVRSETLSAVGQLAAGLAHEIRNPLTSLKGFMQLLTDENGGKYSEIIQSELQRIEMILHEMLMLAKPQAIEFRVHLLKQVLEEVMVLLCAQALLCNVCLLADFEEDELFVYCDSNQLKQVFINMMKNAIESMKSGGNLQISLVGSCDRVVVTFADEGEGIQSDTLLRLGQPFVSTKSNGIGLGFMVSQKIIQDHGGTIEVNSKVAVGTTVTITLPKVT; encoded by the coding sequence GTCCAATGAAATGTATCGAATTTGGGGGATTTCGCAAGACGATTCAACTCCGACAGAAGAGGAAATCTATTCGTTCATTCATCCAGAGGATTCTGCATTCGTGAAGGAAAAATTTTCCCTACCCGAAGAGTTCATGGATATTGAGTTTCGTTTGGTTCATGCGAATCAAAGCATTCATGTGGTGCACTCGATTGCAATGAAGCTTTGTGATTCAAAGGGAACCCCTCTACGTCTCTTTGGAATCGTGCAGGATATAACGTCGCGAAAGTTGGCAGAGGATACGATGGTTCGCTCGGAGACACTCTCTGCAGTTGGACAATTGGCTGCAGGTCTCGCTCACGAGATTCGGAATCCTTTGACATCCCTTAAAGGGTTTATGCAGTTGCTCACGGATGAGAATGGTGGAAAATATTCCGAGATCATTCAATCGGAGTTGCAGCGTATCGAAATGATCCTTCATGAGATGTTGATGCTGGCCAAACCGCAGGCTATCGAGTTTAGAGTACATCTGTTAAAACAAGTTTTAGAAGAGGTCATGGTTTTACTTTGTGCGCAAGCATTGCTCTGCAATGTTTGCTTGTTGGCAGACTTTGAGGAAGATGAATTGTTTGTATACTGTGATTCCAATCAGTTGAAACAGGTATTCATCAATATGATGAAAAATGCGATCGAATCCATGAAATCAGGAGGTAATCTCCAGATCTCGCTTGTTGGTTCATGTGATCGGGTTGTCGTCACGTTTGCGGATGAGGGGGAGGGGATACAGTCTGACACACTTTTGAGATTAGGACAACCCTTCGTTTCGACCAAATCAAATGGTATCGGGTTAGGATTCATGGTGAGCCAAAAAATCATTCAAGATCATGGTGGCACAATCGAAGTAAATAGCAAGGTAGCGGTCGGGACAACAGTCACGATAACCTTGCCCAAAGTGACATAG